The genomic stretch CCGCCACCCTCGCCGCCAAGGCCGCCGAAGTGCTTCACCCCGCGGGGTGAGGGTTCGTGGGCGGGCGGGAGGCCCCCTCCCCCAGCCCCTCCCCCAAAACTGCCTGGGGGAGGGGAGCTTGGTCCACGGCGGCGGTGAGGGTTGTGTCGATCCCGATTATGGCGGGGAGGTCTTGTTCGGCGGCGGCAGGTGGAGGCGGGGCAGGGTTGATGGGGGACGATGGAGAGTCTAGAGCGCGGCTGGACACCCAGCAGGTGACACGCGGCTCGTCCACCGCCCAACCGTCCCAGCCGGCTCATCATCCGTCGCGCTGTAGTCAAAGCCAGCCTAACACTCGCCCCCGCAAGCAGTTCTCCCCTCTCCCGCTTGCGGGGGAGGGGCCGGGGGAGGGGGCATCCTCTCCGCAGCGATACGCTCCCGGCATCCCGCGTTTTCGGTAGATGCAACACGAAAAAACGACGGAGGGCGCGCACCCAGCCGGTGCACGCCCCTCGTCGTTCGCCCATCTACCGAACTATCCCGCCGTTCCGTATCTCCCGACAGCGATACCGGTGCCGCTCATGGATCTCACCGCTGCGGGGTCTTGGCGATGCGGCCGGGGCCGGAGTACGGGTTGGAGCCGTTGGTGCCCAGCACGTGGCGCGAGTACCCGTTCTCCGGGTTCGCGCCGCGGCGCACCGCCCGCGCCACCGCCACCTCGCCGCGGTTGTACGCCAGCACCGCCAGCCGCACGTCGCCGTCGAACATGTCCAGCAGGTTGCGCAGGTAGCGGAAGCCCACGCGCAGGTTGTTGCCGGGCTCCATCACCGCCTCGGCGCTGCGCAGCGAGCGGTCGATGCTGCGGGCCGTGCCGGGCATGAGCTGCATGAGGCCCAGCGCCCCGCCGCGGCTGCGCGCCCGCGGGTCGAACCCGCTCTCCACGCGAACGATGCGGAAGCCCAGCTCCGGGTCCACCCCCTCGGCCCGCGCCGCCTGCTCGATCTTGCGCGACAGCTCGGGCGAGATGCCGTAGCGCCGGGCGTAGCGGAACTCCAGCAGGTCGGTGCTGCCGATGAGCCGCACCTCCTCGTGCAGCCGCCGCCAGAACTCGCGCCCCGGCGAGGGCGTGGGGGTGAGCGGCGTGGCTGCCACTACCGGCACGCGCAGGCTGGTGTCGTTCGCCTGCGCCGCCACCGTATTCGGCGCCGCCGCCAGCGCCACGAGCGCCAGCGCGGCCGCCCCGCGCGAAACCATCTGGATCGGATTTCTCAACGAAAACCTCCGTGTTGATCCGGTCGCCTTCGGTTGTGCGAATGGGGCATACTGCATCCGCGGAAGCCCCGAGTCAAGAATGAGCACCGCTCACGGAGAGGCGCCCGGGATGCGCCAGCACTGGCAAGCGGATGCAGCGCAACGTGTTCGGAAGATGGAACTCCAGGTCGATCGATCGGCCTGGAGAAGTCCGAAACAGCTTCGCGGCGCCCACCGTACTTCCTGCCACGAGGTCCGGGGCAGGCGCCCGGCCGCGAGCGGGCCGCGCGCCCCGGCAGGTCCGGGAGCGCCGAGACGGCCCCGCAACGAGAGAGACACGGGTCGATTCCCATGATGGGCATAAATCGCATCGCGCACGCTTCGCTGATCGCCGCCACGCTCGCCGCCGCGCCCGCTGTGGGGCAGGGGCCGATGGAGATCGTGGTCAACATCCCCGCCGGCCGGCTGGACGTGGTGCAGGGCGGGCAGCGCGTCCGCTCGTACCCGGTGTCGGTAGGCACCGCGGCGCACGCCACCCCGCAGGGCGAGGGCGCCATCCGCCGCATGGTGTGGAACCCGGACTGGACGCCGCCCGACGCGGAGTGGGCGCGCAGGGAGACGCGGAAGGCGCCCGGCTGGGCCAACCCCATGGGCCGCGTGAAGATTCACCTGTTCCGCGACTACTACGTGCACGGCACGCCCGCGGGCAACGAGCGGCGCCTGGGCGCGCCGGCCTCGCACGGCTGCATCCGCATGCGCAACCGTGACGTGATGGAGCTGGCGGAGATGGTGATGCGTGCCGACGGCGGCCCCTCTGCCGAGGCGACGGCCCGCACGCTCGCCGCGAACCCGCGCAACACCCGCGAGCTGAGCCTGGCCGGCCGCGTGCACGTGCGCATCGAGTACCGCCTGGCGGAGGTGGATGCGGACTCGGTGACGCTGCACCCGGACGTGTACGGCGTGGCGAAGCCCGGCTACGCAGCCCGCGTGGCCGCCGACCTCCGCGCCGCCGGCGCCGATACCGCGCCCGAGCTCGCCGCCGTGAATCTGTCCCGCGCCCCGGCCTCCGCAGTTCGCATCCCGCGCCAGCTTCCGCAGCCGGCCGCCGTCATCGCCGTCGCCACCGTGCCCGTCACGGCCGCGCCAGCCCAGACGGCCGACGCCGTGCTCCCGCGGTAAGCGCACCGGCAACTCATCCGCCGAGAAACGACAGCGGGGCGGCAGATCATCTGCCGCCCCGCTCGTCTTTCCCGCTCGCTCTGCATTCTCCGATTCCGCATCGACCTCCATCGATTCCCGAAGCATCATCCGCCCTCGTTCGTCGGCCGATGCGTCAGCGGAGGCCGCCGGGGGTGACGCGGCGCTCGGCAAGGGCGAGGATGGCGTCGACGGCGAGGGCGAGGAGGGCGGCGGGGATGGCGCCGGAGAGGATCATCCGCGTGTCGCCCAGCGCGAGGCCTGCGACGATGGGATCGCCCAGCCCGCCGGCGCCGATGAACGCGGCGAGCGTCGCCGTGCCCACGTCGATCACGGCGGCGGTGCGGATGCCGGCCATGATGGCGGGCGCGGCGAGCGGAAGCCGCACGTGGCGCAGCACCTGGCGCGGCGCCATGCCCAGCGCGTGCGCCGCGGCCACCGCCTCGGGCCCCGCATCCCTCACCCCGCTGTACGTGTTGCGGACGATGGGATACAGCGAGTAGAGGAAGAGCGCCACCAGCGCCGGCGCCACGCCGATGCCCAGAAGCGGGATCATGAACGCCAGCAGGGCGATGCCGGGGATGGTCTGGAGCACGCCCACGCCGCGGATGGTGCCCTCGGCCGCGCCGGGGCGGGCGCGTTCGAGCGCTACGCCCAGCGGCACTGCGACCGCCACCGCCGCCGCGAGGGAGACGGCGACGAGCAGCAGGTGGCGTAGCGTCAGCGCGAGCAGCTCGCCGCGCTTGGCCCACAGGTACGCGCCGAGCGACGTGCCGCCGTCCGTCCCCGTCTGCGCACCCGCCGAGGCGGACGGGGTCGCGCCCACGAGGCCCAGGTCGCGCAGGGCGGCGGCGGCCACGCGGGGCACCTCCTCGCCGTCCACCTCCACGCGGCGGTTCATCTCCCGCATCCGCGTCTCGTCCAGCCGGCCGCTCAGCTCGGTCAGCGCGGCTATGGCGGCGGGGTTCTCGTCGGAGAGGCGGCGGCTTACGACGGCGGCGGCCTCGTACGGCGGGAAGAACGCGCGGTCGTCCTCCAGCACCACCAGGTCGTACCGGGCGATGAAGCCGTCGGTGCTGTAGCCGTCGATCACGTCCACGCGGCCGGCGGCCAGCGCGGGGTACTTCACCGCCTGCACCAGCGGCCGCACCTCGCGCGGATGGAAGCCGTACGCGCGGGACAGGCCCGGCAGCCCGTCCTCCCGCCCGATGAAGTCCGGAGTTAGCCCCGCCACGATGCTCGGCCCGTTGCGCCCCAGGTCGCTCAGCGTGCGCAGCCCCAGCCGCCGCGCCGTCTCCTTGCGCACGGCGATGGCGTACGTGTTCTGGAAGCCCAGCGGCGGCAGCCACCGCACGCCCCACCGGCGCCTGAACTCCCGCGCCACGCGTCCATAGACAGCGCGCGGATCGGCCGACGGCTTCTCACCGAGGATGGCGAGCAGCCCCGTACCCGTGTACTCCGGGTACACGTCCACCGCGCCGGTGCGCACCGCGCCGAATGCGATCTCCGTCGCGCCCAGCCCCAGCCGCCGTTCCACCGGGATTCCCCGCGCCTCCAGCACCTGCGCGAACATCTCCGCCAGCAGGTAAGACTCCGCGAACGGCTTCGACGCGACCACCACCGGGCGCGCCGAGCTCTTCCGTGCGTCCGCCGGCGTCGTGGCGTCCGCCGTCTGCGCGCGCGCCGCATCTCCCGTCCCGAAGCCGAGCACCGCCGCGAGCGCCAGCATCCACGTCCACCCGAGTCGGGCCGATGCGGAACGGACGCTCGTCGCTTGACGATTCGGGAGATGCACGGCGGGCGTCGCGAGCGGACCCGGCGTGCCTCGCGGATGCGCGGGCTGGGTGCGGATGCGCAGGCGGGCGAGGGCGAGGCGGAAGATGCGAGTCATGCGGCCTCCACGCGGGCGCGGGCCAGCAGCTCGCGCACGTATGCGGTTGCGGGCGCGGAGAGGAGCGTGCGCGGGTCCGCCACCTGCTCGATGCGCCCGCGGCGCAACACGGCGATGCGGTCCGCCAGCAGCACCGCCTCATGCAGGTCGTGCGTGACGAGCACGGTCGTCACTGCCAGGCCGCGCTGCAATTCCCGGAACCCGTCCTGAAGCTCCGCGCGGGTGATGGCGTCGAGCGCCCCGAACGGCTCGTCCAGCAGCACGATGGACGGGCTGCCCGCCAGCGCCCGGGCGATCGCCACCCGCTGCCGCTGCCCGCCCGAGAGCTCGCGAGGCCACCGCCCGCCGAACGTCTCCGCCGCCAGCCCCACGCGCTCCAGCGCCTGCATCGCGAGCGAATCCGCCGCGGTGTCGCCGCGCAGCCAGGGGACGAGCGCCACGTTGCGCAGCACGCGCCAGTGCGGCAGCAGCCCGCCGTCCTGCGGCACGTAGCCCACGCGCCGCCGCAGCTCCACCGCGTCCAGCCCCGCCGCGTCCGCGCCCTCCACCAGCACGGAGCCGGCGTCCGGATCGGTCATGCGGTTGAAGCAGCGCAGCAGCGTGCTCTTGCCGGACCCGCTCTCGCCCACCAGCGCCACGCACTCCCCCGCCTCCACGCGCAGCGACACGCCGTCCAGCGCCGCCGCCGCGCCGAAGCGCTTCACCACGTCCACTGCTTCCAGAGCCACTGGGCGCGAGCCGTTCACGGGAGATGGAGTCCGGGGTAGGGGAGATGAGCGGCGGGACGGCCACGGCTCAACATCGCCCGCCCGCCGTTCCTCCGCCAGCACCTCGCGGCGCCCTCCGCCCGCCACGGCCGACCGATCCGAGGCGCCGTCCTCCGACGACGGCCGGACGTAGCACCGGCCACGCGTTCCGAGCCCCTGATACCCGGCTCAGCCCGAGCGCATCTTCTCCGTCCTTCCATTGCGTTCTTTGCGTTACGCATGGGCGCACGCATACGTATCACCTTCCCCGCCCGGAGGATGCGCGTAAACAGATATGGCATCAATGGGTTCCCTTGTAATGACCGTCCTGCGGCATGCCGCGGGCGAGGCACGCTTCATCGTTGCGCTTGGCGCTGGATCGTAATAACGTGCATCTCGCCTCCCGCAGACCGGTCCCACCCCACAGCGCCCCGTGCACCGGCACCGAGCAGGCCGCGGCCACGCCGCGATCCCACACGCCAAGCTCCCAGCTTCCCGGTAGTCTTTCCCGCATAGCGCGTCCCCAGGCAGTTCCGCGGCCAGCGCCGCCCGTGCAGTCCCCCGCCGTCCGCCACGCGCCGACGGCCTTTCCGGCCGGTGCCCGCCGGCCACGGGCACCTCCACCCGCCACCACAGGAGACCCCGCCCGCGAACCACCCGCAGTCCATGTGGGAACCCTTGCAAACCGATCGATGGGAGGAAGCGCGATGTTGAGAAGAATGTTGTTGGGCCTTGCGGCCCTGTGCCTGCTGTGCGGCCCCGCCGCCGCGGCAGCGCAGCAGAGGCAGATCACGGGCACGGTGACGGGCGCCAACGGACGGGGGCTGTCCGGCGCGTTCGTGGCCATCGCCGCGTCGAACCTGGGAGTGCGCACCGACGTGCGCGGCGGGTACAGCATCTCGGTGCCGGCGGGCGACGTGCGGCTCCGCGTCCGCTCGGTGGGCTACAAGGTGGCCGAGATCAACGTCCCGGCCACGCAGGCCACGGCGAACTTCAGCCTGATCGAGGACGTGCTGAACCTGCAGGCCCTGGTCGTCACCGGCCAGGCGACCGCGGTCGCGCGGCAGAACGTGGCCAACGACGTGGCGGTGGTGGGCGCGCGCGAGCTCCAGCGCGTCCCGGCGCAGACCATCGACCGGGCGCTCCAGGGGAAGGTGGCGGGTGCCACCATCCGCTCCAACTCGGGCGCGCCCGGCGGCGGCGTGCAGATCCGCATCCGCGGCGCCAGCTCCATCACCGGGAACGCGACGCCGCTGTACGTGGTGGACGGCGTGGTGATCAGCGACGTGGCCATCCCCGGCGGCCAGAACGCCATCTCGCGCGCCAACACCACGGCGGGCGTGAACTCGTCGGTGCAGGACCAGACGGTGAACCGCATCGCCGACCTGAACCCGAACGACATCGAGAACATCGAGATCCTCAAGGGTGCTTCGGCGGCGGCCATCTACGGCTCGCGCGCCTCGGCGGGCGTGGTGGTCATCACCACCAAGCGCGGGCAGGCGGGCCGGCCCCGCTTCAGCCTGTCGCAGCGCGTGGGCTTCGCGGAGCTGTCGAACGAGATCGGCGCGCGTGACTGGACGGCCGCCGAGGCCATCGACTTCGGGTACGTGACGGCGGCGAACGCCTCCACGTACTTCAACCCGGACGGATCGCCCAAGCACACGTACGACCTGGAGAAGCAGGTCTTCGGGCGCCGCGCCCCGCAGCGCGAGACCACGCTGAGCGTGAGCGGCGGCAACGAGGGCACGCAGTACTACATCTCCGGCCTGCTGATGAACGACCAGGGCATCGCGGCCAACACCGGCTACGAGAAGCAGAGCCTGGCGCTGCACCTGAACCAGGCGCTGTCGTCGCGCATCCACCTGAACGTGGGGAGCAGCCTGCTGCACTCGGTGGCGGCGCGCGGCATCACCGGCAACGACAACACGCAGGCCAGCTACGTGGCGGCCATCTCGGCCACGCCCAACTTCTTCAGCTTCAAGCCGGTCAACGGCGTGTACCCGCGCAACCCGTTCACCGACAGCAACCCGCTGGAGACGTCCAGCCTGTCCACGAACGACGAGGACGTGTGGCGCGCGATCGGGTCGCTGAACCTGACGGTGGACCTGCTGAACCGCGGCGCGCACAGCCTGAAGTTCGTGGGCATCGGCGGCGCCGACTACTTCACGCAGGACAACCGGCTGTACTTTCCGCCCACCATCCAGCTCCAGCCCTTCGGCACCACGCCGGGCACGGCGGTCTCGGGCGGCGGCAACAACCTGAACCTGACGTCGAACCTGAACCTGGTGCACGCGTTCACGCCCAGGAGCGGCTCGTTCAGCGCGACCACGTCGGTGGGCGTGCAGTACCAGGGCAGCGACCTGCACCGCGGCCAGGTCACGGGCCGCAACCTGCTGGGCGACCTGGACCTGCCGTACTTCGGCGCGGCGCAGCAGACGTTCGGGCGGCACGAGCAGGTGAAGGACTTCGGCGGCTACGCGCAGGAGGAGCTGCTGATGTTCGACGAGCACCTGTCGCTCACCGGCGGCCTGCGGGCTGACCGCAGCAGCAACAACTCCGACACCGAGAAGTACTTCTTCTACCCCAAGGTCAACGGCGCCTTCACGCTGCCGGGCTCGTACTCCTTCCTGGACCAGCTCAAGCTGCGCGCGGCCTACGGCTCCGCCGGCAACGAGCCGCTGTACGGCCAGAAGTTCACGGCGCTCAACCTGACCAACATCGAGAACATCCCCACGGTCTCGTTCGGCACGCTGAACACCATCGGGGCGCTGGACCTGCACCCGGAGCGCACCACCGAGATCGAGGGCGGCTTCGACGCTACGCTCCTCGGCGAGCGCGCGCTGCTCACCTTCACGGCGTACCACCGCAACATCACCGACCTGCTGCTGTCGCGGGTGCTGGCGCCGTCCAGCGGCTACTTCACCGAGTACTTCAACGGCGGCAAGCTGAGCAGCAACGGCATCGAGGCCTCGATCCAGGCCACGCCGCTGCGCCGCGGCTCCTTCCAGTGGGTGACGAACAACACCTTCTCGCGCAACCGCGTGAAGATCGTGGAGCTGCCGGTGGAGGAGTTCAGCGCCGGCAACTCGTTCGGCAACTCGTTCGGCAGCTACCGCATCCGCAAGGGCTTCTCGCCCACCACGGTGTTCGCCAACTTCGGCCGCGACGCCACGGGCGCCTTCATCGTGCGCCCCATCGGCGAGTCGGAGCCGGACTTCCAGATGGGCTTCAACAACGACTTCAAGCTCCGCCGCTTCTCGCTGTCGACGCTGCTGGACTGGAGCCACGGCGGCAAGGTGGTGAACCTGACGCGTAACTACTTCGACGGCTCGGGCACCTCGCCGGACTTCTTGATGCCCTCGGGCGTCACCACGCCGCGCGACTTCGAGAAGTGCGGGGCGGACTGCCTGTCGGGCGAGGAGCGCCTGTTCTGGTTCGGCAACCCGAACAACCGCCCGGTCTACGTGGAGGACGCCAGCTTCGTGAAGCTGCGCGAGGTGTCGGTGAGCTACGAGGTGCCGGCCCGCTGGCTGGGCAGCCGCGTGAGCAACGCCCAGATCTCGCTGTCGGGGCGCAACCTGAAGACCTGGACGGGCTACAGCGGCTACGACCCGGAGGTGAGCAACTTCGGCAACGTGACCGCCGGCCGTAACCAGGACGTGACGCCGTTCCCGCCGAGCCGCACCTTCTGGCTCGCCTTCAACGTCGGGTTCTGACCATGAGACACAACCACCTTCTCGCAAGGCGAAGCGCCATGAAGCGAATCCTCTGCCTGCCGCTGCTGGCCGGCGCGCTCTGGGTCGGGGCGTGCAGCGACCTGACGGTGC from Longimicrobiaceae bacterium encodes the following:
- a CDS encoding ATP-binding cassette domain-containing protein, which codes for MALEAVDVVKRFGAAAALDGVSLRVEAGECVALVGESGSGKSTLLRCFNRMTDPDAGSVLVEGADAAGLDAVELRRRVGYVPQDGGLLPHWRVLRNVALVPWLRGDTAADSLAMQALERVGLAAETFGGRWPRELSGGQRQRVAIARALAGSPSIVLLDEPFGALDAITRAELQDGFRELQRGLAVTTVLVTHDLHEAVLLADRIAVLRRGRIEQVADPRTLLSAPATAYVRELLARARVEAA
- a CDS encoding lytic transglycosylase domain-containing protein, with amino-acid sequence MRNPIQMVSRGAAALALVALAAAPNTVAAQANDTSLRVPVVAATPLTPTPSPGREFWRRLHEEVRLIGSTDLLEFRYARRYGISPELSRKIEQAARAEGVDPELGFRIVRVESGFDPRARSRGGALGLMQLMPGTARSIDRSLRSAEAVMEPGNNLRVGFRYLRNLLDMFDGDVRLAVLAYNRGEVAVARAVRRGANPENGYSRHVLGTNGSNPYSGPGRIAKTPQR
- a CDS encoding glycine betaine ABC transporter substrate-binding protein, which translates into the protein MTRIFRLALARLRIRTQPAHPRGTPGPLATPAVHLPNRQATSVRSASARLGWTWMLALAAVLGFGTGDAARAQTADATTPADARKSSARPVVVASKPFAESYLLAEMFAQVLEARGIPVERRLGLGATEIAFGAVRTGAVDVYPEYTGTGLLAILGEKPSADPRAVYGRVAREFRRRWGVRWLPPLGFQNTYAIAVRKETARRLGLRTLSDLGRNGPSIVAGLTPDFIGREDGLPGLSRAYGFHPREVRPLVQAVKYPALAAGRVDVIDGYSTDGFIARYDLVVLEDDRAFFPPYEAAAVVSRRLSDENPAAIAALTELSGRLDETRMREMNRRVEVDGEEVPRVAAAALRDLGLVGATPSASAGAQTGTDGGTSLGAYLWAKRGELLALTLRHLLLVAVSLAAAVAVAVPLGVALERARPGAAEGTIRGVGVLQTIPGIALLAFMIPLLGIGVAPALVALFLYSLYPIVRNTYSGVRDAGPEAVAAAHALGMAPRQVLRHVRLPLAAPAIMAGIRTAAVIDVGTATLAAFIGAGGLGDPIVAGLALGDTRMILSGAIPAALLALAVDAILALAERRVTPGGLR
- a CDS encoding SusC/RagA family TonB-linked outer membrane protein codes for the protein MGLAALCLLCGPAAAAAQQRQITGTVTGANGRGLSGAFVAIAASNLGVRTDVRGGYSISVPAGDVRLRVRSVGYKVAEINVPATQATANFSLIEDVLNLQALVVTGQATAVARQNVANDVAVVGARELQRVPAQTIDRALQGKVAGATIRSNSGAPGGGVQIRIRGASSITGNATPLYVVDGVVISDVAIPGGQNAISRANTTAGVNSSVQDQTVNRIADLNPNDIENIEILKGASAAAIYGSRASAGVVVITTKRGQAGRPRFSLSQRVGFAELSNEIGARDWTAAEAIDFGYVTAANASTYFNPDGSPKHTYDLEKQVFGRRAPQRETTLSVSGGNEGTQYYISGLLMNDQGIAANTGYEKQSLALHLNQALSSRIHLNVGSSLLHSVAARGITGNDNTQASYVAAISATPNFFSFKPVNGVYPRNPFTDSNPLETSSLSTNDEDVWRAIGSLNLTVDLLNRGAHSLKFVGIGGADYFTQDNRLYFPPTIQLQPFGTTPGTAVSGGGNNLNLTSNLNLVHAFTPRSGSFSATTSVGVQYQGSDLHRGQVTGRNLLGDLDLPYFGAAQQTFGRHEQVKDFGGYAQEELLMFDEHLSLTGGLRADRSSNNSDTEKYFFYPKVNGAFTLPGSYSFLDQLKLRAAYGSAGNEPLYGQKFTALNLTNIENIPTVSFGTLNTIGALDLHPERTTEIEGGFDATLLGERALLTFTAYHRNITDLLLSRVLAPSSGYFTEYFNGGKLSSNGIEASIQATPLRRGSFQWVTNNTFSRNRVKIVELPVEEFSAGNSFGNSFGSYRIRKGFSPTTVFANFGRDATGAFIVRPIGESEPDFQMGFNNDFKLRRFSLSTLLDWSHGGKVVNLTRNYFDGSGTSPDFLMPSGVTTPRDFEKCGADCLSGEERLFWFGNPNNRPVYVEDASFVKLREVSVSYEVPARWLGSRVSNAQISLSGRNLKTWTGYSGYDPEVSNFGNVTAGRNQDVTPFPPSRTFWLAFNVGF
- a CDS encoding L,D-transpeptidase, yielding MMGINRIAHASLIAATLAAAPAVGQGPMEIVVNIPAGRLDVVQGGQRVRSYPVSVGTAAHATPQGEGAIRRMVWNPDWTPPDAEWARRETRKAPGWANPMGRVKIHLFRDYYVHGTPAGNERRLGAPASHGCIRMRNRDVMELAEMVMRADGGPSAEATARTLAANPRNTRELSLAGRVHVRIEYRLAEVDADSVTLHPDVYGVAKPGYAARVAADLRAAGADTAPELAAVNLSRAPASAVRIPRQLPQPAAVIAVATVPVTAAPAQTADAVLPR